A DNA window from Aggregicoccus sp. 17bor-14 contains the following coding sequences:
- a CDS encoding ABC transporter permease, which yields MDTFLQNLRFALRMLRKSPGFTLAAVITLALGIGANTAIFSVVNGVLLRPLPYQNPDQLLMLWEGTPTFPDASLSFADFRDYRSRNRTLASVAGFRTERRDLTGQETPEQLSARMASANLLPTLGVQPALGRNFNADEDRKGGAPVVMLEYGFWQRRFGKDPNIIGRTLTLDGKPYTVIGVLPESLRFFGTRDIWLPLEAFPRCEDSRGCHPGLYGIARMKPGVTLQQARADLETVGHAMQQEFPKDYSNYLPRVNELHAELVKDVKGSLLTLLVAVAGVLLIAAINVANLLLARGATRARELAIRAALGAGRAVLVMQLLVESALVAVMGGGLGLLLALWGVDVLAGSRPDAIPEATNFSVDLRVLLFTLAVSLGTGLLLGMLPALRGSQVALAGAMKGSDAQLSAPARGKVRARDVLVVGEVSLALVLLVGAGLLLRSFIQLQELDLGFRPDGLLTLQTSAPESRYPASQLRAFADRLHERLASAPGVKSAVVTAALPLIDFNEQSFYVVGRPEPVSLGDTPLAASYLVGEGYFETLGIPLVKGRYLQPSDKLGSPLAVVVDERFASAMFPDGNVLGQRIKMGRKEGEPWEIVGVVRHVAGYGVGAKEPATMQFYTAIAQRTDDDLPRTFHVAMRGSGDTEEAALSLVPTVRTELSALDPDQVLSEVKPMERVVAESLGERRFTLGLIGLFAALALVLASIGIYSVMSYAVVQRTREMGIRMALGARGADVLRLVVGHGFRLAAAGVVFGVFAAWALTRLLSGMLSGVSATDPTTFALVALGLGAVAVFASYLPARRAVKVDPVVSLKAE from the coding sequence ATGGACACCTTCCTGCAGAACCTGCGCTTCGCGCTGCGCATGCTGCGCAAGAGCCCCGGCTTCACGCTCGCGGCGGTCATCACGCTCGCGCTCGGCATCGGCGCCAACACCGCCATCTTCAGCGTGGTCAACGGGGTGCTGCTGCGCCCGCTGCCCTACCAGAACCCGGACCAGCTGCTGATGCTCTGGGAGGGCACGCCCACCTTCCCGGACGCGAGCCTCTCCTTCGCGGACTTCCGCGACTACCGCTCGCGCAACCGCACGCTGGCGAGCGTGGCGGGCTTCCGCACCGAGCGGCGGGACCTGACGGGCCAGGAGACGCCGGAGCAGCTCAGCGCGCGCATGGCGAGCGCGAACCTGCTGCCCACGCTGGGCGTGCAGCCGGCGCTGGGTCGCAACTTCAACGCCGATGAGGACCGCAAGGGTGGGGCGCCGGTGGTGATGCTGGAGTACGGCTTCTGGCAGCGGCGCTTCGGCAAGGACCCGAACATCATCGGGCGCACGCTCACCCTGGATGGCAAGCCGTACACGGTCATCGGCGTGCTTCCGGAGTCCCTGCGCTTCTTCGGCACGCGCGACATCTGGCTCCCACTCGAGGCCTTCCCCCGCTGCGAGGACTCGCGCGGCTGCCACCCGGGGCTCTACGGCATCGCGCGGATGAAGCCGGGCGTCACGCTGCAGCAGGCGCGCGCGGACCTGGAGACGGTAGGCCACGCGATGCAACAGGAGTTCCCGAAGGACTACTCGAACTACCTGCCGCGGGTGAACGAGCTGCACGCGGAGCTGGTGAAGGACGTGAAGGGCAGCCTGCTCACCCTGCTCGTCGCGGTGGCCGGCGTGCTGCTCATCGCGGCGATCAACGTGGCGAACCTGCTCCTCGCGCGCGGGGCCACCCGGGCGCGCGAGCTCGCCATCCGCGCGGCGCTGGGCGCGGGGCGCGCCGTGCTGGTGATGCAGCTGCTGGTGGAGAGCGCGCTGGTGGCGGTGATGGGCGGAGGCCTGGGGCTCCTGCTCGCGCTGTGGGGCGTGGACGTGCTCGCGGGCAGCCGGCCGGACGCCATCCCCGAGGCGACGAACTTCAGCGTGGACCTGCGGGTGCTGCTCTTCACGCTGGCGGTGAGCCTGGGGACGGGGCTGCTGCTCGGGATGCTGCCGGCCCTGCGCGGCAGCCAGGTGGCGCTCGCGGGCGCGATGAAGGGCTCGGACGCGCAGCTCTCGGCGCCCGCGCGCGGCAAGGTGCGCGCGCGCGACGTGCTGGTGGTGGGCGAGGTCTCGCTCGCGCTGGTGCTGCTGGTGGGCGCGGGGCTCTTGCTGCGCAGCTTCATCCAGCTGCAGGAGCTGGACCTCGGCTTCCGGCCGGACGGGCTGCTCACGCTGCAGACGAGCGCGCCCGAGTCGCGCTACCCGGCCTCGCAGCTGCGCGCCTTCGCCGACCGGTTGCACGAACGGCTCGCGAGCGCGCCCGGGGTGAAGAGCGCGGTGGTGACGGCGGCGCTGCCGCTCATCGACTTCAACGAGCAGAGCTTCTACGTGGTGGGCCGGCCGGAGCCGGTGTCACTCGGGGACACGCCGCTCGCGGCGAGCTACCTCGTGGGCGAGGGCTACTTCGAGACGCTGGGCATCCCGCTGGTGAAGGGGCGCTACCTGCAGCCCTCGGACAAGCTGGGCAGCCCGCTCGCGGTGGTGGTGGACGAGCGCTTCGCGAGCGCGATGTTCCCCGACGGCAACGTGCTGGGGCAGCGCATCAAGATGGGGCGCAAGGAGGGGGAGCCGTGGGAGATCGTGGGCGTGGTGCGCCACGTAGCGGGCTACGGCGTGGGGGCGAAGGAGCCGGCCACGATGCAGTTCTACACGGCCATCGCGCAGCGCACGGACGACGACCTGCCGCGCACCTTCCACGTGGCGATGCGCGGCAGCGGCGACACCGAGGAGGCGGCGCTCTCGCTGGTGCCCACGGTGCGCACGGAGCTCTCCGCGCTGGACCCGGACCAGGTGCTCTCCGAGGTGAAGCCGATGGAGCGGGTGGTGGCGGAGAGCCTCGGCGAGCGGCGCTTCACGCTGGGGCTCATCGGGCTCTTCGCGGCGCTGGCGCTGGTGCTGGCGAGCATCGGCATCTACAGCGTCATGTCCTACGCGGTGGTGCAGCGCACGCGCGAGATGGGCATCCGCATGGCGCTGGGCGCGCGGGGTGCGGACGTGCTGCGCCTGGTGGTGGGCCACGGCTTCCGGCTCGCGGCCGCGGGCGTCGTCTTCGGCGTCTTCGCGGCGTGGGCGCTCACGCGGCTGCTCTCCGGGATGCTCTCGGGCGTGAGCGCCACCGACCCCACCACCTTCGCGCTCGTCGCGCTGGGGCTGGGCGCGGTCGCCGTGTTCGCGAGCTACCTGCCTGCGCGGCGCGCCGTGAAGGTGGACCCCGTCGTGTCACTGAAGGCCGAGTAG
- a CDS encoding ABC transporter ATP-binding protein, producing the protein MTQPLISLRNVEKSVPTGPSRTWLLRRIDLDVAQGEFVTLMGPSGAGKSTLLSILGLLDAEWEGEYQLDGEPVHRMNHKQRGELSRRTIGFVFQQYHLLDGLTVAENLEVPLSYRNLPKREREALVGDALDRFQLVGKKDLFPNQLSGGQQQLVGIARALIGSPKVLLADEPTGNLHSAQATEIMERFKALNQAGTTVIQVTHSESNAAYGHRVIQLRDGWIQKE; encoded by the coding sequence ATGACCCAGCCCCTCATCAGCCTGCGCAACGTGGAGAAGAGCGTGCCCACGGGCCCCAGCCGCACCTGGCTCCTGCGCCGCATCGACCTGGACGTGGCGCAAGGCGAGTTCGTGACGCTCATGGGCCCCTCGGGCGCGGGCAAGAGCACGCTCCTGTCCATCCTCGGGCTGCTGGATGCCGAGTGGGAGGGCGAGTACCAGCTCGACGGCGAGCCCGTGCACCGGATGAACCACAAGCAGCGCGGCGAGCTCAGCCGGCGCACCATCGGCTTCGTGTTCCAGCAGTACCACCTGCTGGACGGGCTCACGGTGGCGGAGAACCTCGAGGTCCCCTTGAGCTACCGCAACCTGCCCAAGCGCGAGCGCGAGGCGCTGGTGGGCGATGCGCTCGACCGCTTCCAGCTCGTGGGGAAGAAGGACCTCTTCCCGAACCAGCTCTCCGGCGGCCAGCAGCAGCTGGTGGGCATCGCGCGAGCGCTCATCGGCAGCCCGAAGGTGCTGCTCGCGGACGAGCCCACCGGCAACCTGCACAGTGCGCAGGCCACGGAGATCATGGAGCGCTTCAAGGCGCTCAACCAGGCGGGCACCACGGTCATCCAGGTGACCCACTCCGAGAGCAACGCCGCCTACGGCCACCGCGTCATCCAGCTGCGAGACGGGTGGATCCAGAAGGAGTAG
- a CDS encoding ABC transporter permease: MDTFVQNLRFALRMLRKSPGFTLAAVLTLALGIGANTAIFSVVNGVLLRPLPYKDPQQLTYLWEGTPQFPEMSLAVENYRDYRDRSRSFASFAGFRTESRDLTGVDAPERLKARMASASLLPTLGVQPALGRNFTAEEDRPGGAPVVMLEYGFWQRRFGKDPNIVGRTLTLDGKPHTVVGVLPEAFRFFSPRDIWMPLEGNLPAETRRGNHPGLYGVARLKPGVTLAQARADLETVGHALQKEYPNEYSTILPHLNVLHAELVKEVKGSLLTLLAAVAAVLLIAAINVANLMLARGATRERELAIRAALGAGRSTLVAQLLVESAVVALLGGGLGLLLALWGVDVLSSARPEAIPEVASFGVDAKVLAYTLVLSLGVGLLLGILPALRGSQVALAGAMKGSEAQALPGRHRVKARDVLVVGEVALALVLLVGAGLLLRTFVQLQQLDVGFKSEGLLTLEMSAPASRFPGAESLRAFTQAATARLASAPGVRSAAVSAGMPLLGASESSIRVVGQPEPKPGEAPLAVNYIVGPGFFETMGIRLLEGRYLDARDTPTSPRVMVVDEVFARRLFPDGHALGQRIKWADMEQEIVGVVRHVANYGIGGREPAGIQMYQPYTQLPEKFIPMVREFNVAVRAAGADAVAIIPTVRREFAALDPDQALAELKPMDEVVLESLGERRFTLHLIELFAALALVLAGIGIYSVMSYAVAQRTREMGIRMALGARGHDVLRLVVGHGFRLAAAGVLFGVFAAWALTRLLGTLLEGVSATDPVTFALVALGLGAVAVFASYLPARKAVKVDPVVSLKAE; the protein is encoded by the coding sequence ATGGACACCTTCGTGCAGAACCTCCGCTTCGCGCTGCGCATGCTGCGCAAGAGCCCGGGCTTCACGCTGGCGGCCGTCCTCACGCTCGCCCTCGGCATCGGAGCGAACACGGCCATCTTCAGCGTGGTCAACGGCGTGCTGCTGCGCCCGCTCCCGTACAAGGACCCGCAGCAGCTCACGTACCTGTGGGAGGGCACGCCGCAGTTCCCGGAGATGAGCCTCGCGGTGGAGAACTACCGGGACTACCGCGACCGCAGCCGCTCCTTCGCCTCCTTCGCGGGCTTTCGCACCGAGAGCCGGGACCTGACGGGGGTGGACGCGCCCGAGCGGCTGAAGGCGCGCATGGCGAGCGCGAGCCTGCTGCCCACGCTGGGCGTGCAGCCGGCGCTCGGGCGCAACTTCACGGCGGAGGAGGACCGGCCGGGTGGGGCGCCGGTGGTGATGCTCGAGTACGGCTTCTGGCAGCGGCGCTTCGGCAAGGACCCGAACATCGTGGGGCGCACGCTCACGCTGGACGGCAAGCCGCACACGGTGGTGGGCGTGCTGCCGGAGGCTTTCCGCTTCTTCAGCCCGCGCGACATCTGGATGCCCTTGGAGGGCAACCTGCCGGCGGAGACCCGGCGCGGGAACCACCCGGGGCTCTACGGCGTCGCGCGGCTCAAGCCGGGCGTCACGCTCGCGCAGGCGCGCGCGGACCTGGAGACGGTGGGCCACGCGCTGCAGAAGGAGTACCCGAACGAGTACAGCACCATCCTTCCCCACCTCAACGTGCTGCACGCGGAGCTGGTGAAGGAGGTGAAGGGCAGCCTCCTCACGCTGCTCGCGGCGGTGGCGGCGGTGCTGCTCATCGCGGCCATCAACGTGGCGAACCTGATGCTCGCGCGCGGCGCCACGCGGGAGCGCGAGCTCGCCATCCGCGCGGCGCTGGGCGCGGGCCGCTCCACGCTCGTCGCGCAGCTGCTGGTGGAGAGCGCGGTGGTGGCGCTGCTGGGCGGAGGCCTGGGACTGCTGCTCGCGCTGTGGGGCGTGGACGTGCTGAGCAGCGCGCGGCCCGAGGCCATCCCCGAGGTGGCCAGCTTCGGGGTGGACGCGAAGGTGCTCGCCTACACGCTGGTGCTCTCGCTGGGGGTGGGGCTGCTCCTGGGCATCCTGCCCGCGCTGCGCGGCAGCCAGGTGGCGCTCGCCGGGGCGATGAAGGGCTCGGAGGCGCAGGCGCTGCCGGGCCGCCACCGGGTGAAGGCGCGCGACGTGCTGGTGGTGGGCGAGGTGGCGCTCGCGCTCGTGCTTCTCGTGGGTGCGGGGCTGCTCCTGCGCACCTTCGTTCAGCTGCAGCAGCTCGACGTGGGTTTCAAGTCCGAGGGTCTCCTCACCCTCGAGATGAGTGCCCCGGCGAGCCGCTTCCCCGGAGCGGAGTCGCTCCGGGCCTTTACGCAGGCCGCCACGGCGCGCCTCGCGAGCGCGCCGGGCGTGCGCTCGGCCGCGGTGTCGGCCGGGATGCCGCTGCTGGGCGCCTCCGAGAGCAGCATCCGGGTGGTGGGCCAGCCGGAGCCCAAGCCGGGGGAGGCCCCGCTCGCGGTGAACTACATCGTGGGGCCGGGCTTCTTCGAGACGATGGGCATCCGGCTGCTCGAGGGGCGCTACCTCGACGCGCGCGACACGCCCACCAGCCCGCGGGTGATGGTGGTGGACGAGGTGTTCGCGCGCCGCCTCTTCCCGGACGGCCACGCGCTGGGCCAGCGCATCAAGTGGGCGGACATGGAGCAGGAGATCGTGGGCGTGGTGCGCCACGTGGCGAACTACGGCATCGGCGGCCGCGAGCCTGCGGGCATCCAGATGTACCAGCCCTACACGCAGCTGCCGGAGAAGTTCATCCCGATGGTGCGCGAGTTCAACGTGGCGGTGCGCGCGGCAGGCGCGGACGCGGTGGCCATCATCCCCACGGTGCGCCGCGAGTTCGCGGCGCTGGACCCGGACCAGGCGCTCGCGGAGCTCAAGCCGATGGACGAGGTGGTGCTGGAGAGCCTCGGCGAGCGGCGCTTCACGCTGCACCTCATCGAGCTCTTCGCGGCGCTCGCGCTGGTGCTCGCGGGCATCGGCATCTACAGCGTGATGAGCTACGCGGTGGCCCAGCGCACGCGCGAGATGGGCATCCGCATGGCGCTGGGGGCGCGCGGCCACGACGTGCTGCGGCTCGTGGTCGGGCACGGCTTCCGGCTCGCGGCGGCAGGGGTCCTCTTCGGCGTCTTCGCCGCGTGGGCGCTCACCCGGCTGCTGGGCACGCTGCTCGAGGGCGTGAGCGCCACCGACCCCGTCACCTTCGCGCTCGTGGCGCTCGGCCTCGGCGCCGTGGCCGTGTTCGCGAGCTACCTGCCGGCGCGCAAGGCCGTGAAGGTGGACCCCGTCGTCTCACTCAAGGCCGAGTAG
- a CDS encoding ABC transporter permease: MDTFLQNLRFALRMLRKSPGFTLAAVLTLALGIGANTAIFSVVNGVLLRPLPYEKPEQLLMLWEGTPQQPEASLAFPNYRDYRDRSHTLASVGAFRSDTRDLTGVDSPERLKARMASASLLPTLGVQPALGRNFTAQEDTKGGPPVVMLEHAFWVRRFGKDPSVLGRTLTLNGQPHTVVGVLPERFRFFDARDVWLPLEDNPLCGESRGCHPGLYAVARPKPGVSVSQVRADLETVGYALQKEYPRAYSNYLPKVNGLHAEIVKDVKGSLFMLLAAVAGVLLIATINVANLLLARGAARSRELAIRAALGAGKGTLVMQMLVESALVGLLGGVFGLLLAMWGVDVLASSRPDAIPSAATFSVDGNVLAFTLGVSLLVGIVLGVLPALRGSQVALAGAMKGSDAQVEAAAGSGRRRLRARDVLVVGEVSLALVLLVAAGLLLRTFVQLQGLDLGFRPDGLLTLGITAPESRFDLAALRAFPERVRERLAGAPGVKSVTVAAGMPIIGAAGYSFTVVGRPEPATLGEQPMAIVYPVDPAYFETLGISLLQGRLIGAQDRLGAPRVVVVDEAIAKQLFPDGNVVGQRIKYDGDVAEIVGVVRHVVHDGAGQKEGAPFQFYAPLAQFTDEAMKFTREFVVAVRANGSSEEAALGLVPTVRSEITALDPDQAISDVKPMEQVVSESLGERRFMLGLIGLFGVLALVLAGIGIYSVMSYAVVQRTREMGIRMALGAKGGDVLRLVVGHGFRLALAGVLIGVLAAWALTRLLSGMLAGVSATDPTTFALVALGLGAVAVLASYLPARRAVRVDPVVSLKAE; this comes from the coding sequence ATGGATACCTTCCTGCAGAACCTCCGCTTCGCGCTGCGCATGCTGCGCAAGAGCCCGGGCTTCACGCTGGCGGCCGTCCTCACGCTGGCGCTGGGCATCGGGGCGAACACCGCCATCTTCAGCGTGGTCAACGGGGTGCTCTTGCGCCCGCTGCCCTACGAGAAGCCCGAGCAGCTGCTCATGCTCTGGGAGGGGACGCCCCAGCAACCGGAGGCGAGCCTCGCGTTCCCCAACTACCGCGACTACCGCGACCGCAGCCACACGCTGGCGAGCGTGGGCGCCTTCCGCTCGGACACGCGAGACCTCACCGGCGTGGACAGCCCGGAGCGGCTGAAGGCGCGCATGGCGAGCGCGAGCCTGCTGCCCACGCTGGGCGTGCAGCCGGCGCTGGGGCGCAACTTCACCGCGCAGGAGGACACGAAGGGCGGCCCGCCGGTGGTGATGCTGGAGCACGCCTTCTGGGTGCGGCGCTTCGGCAAGGATCCGAGCGTGCTCGGCCGCACGCTCACGCTCAATGGCCAGCCCCACACGGTGGTGGGCGTGCTGCCGGAGCGCTTCCGCTTCTTCGATGCGCGCGACGTGTGGCTGCCGCTCGAGGACAACCCGCTGTGCGGCGAGTCGCGCGGCTGCCACCCCGGGCTCTATGCCGTCGCGCGCCCGAAGCCGGGCGTGAGCGTGAGCCAGGTGCGCGCGGACCTGGAGACGGTGGGCTACGCGCTGCAGAAGGAGTACCCGCGGGCGTACTCCAACTACCTGCCCAAGGTGAACGGGCTGCACGCGGAGATCGTGAAGGACGTGAAGGGCAGCCTCTTCATGCTGCTGGCGGCGGTCGCCGGGGTGCTGCTCATCGCCACCATCAACGTGGCGAACCTGCTGCTCGCGCGCGGTGCGGCGCGCTCGCGCGAGCTCGCCATCCGCGCGGCGCTCGGTGCGGGCAAGGGCACGCTGGTGATGCAGATGCTGGTGGAGAGCGCCCTGGTGGGTCTGCTGGGGGGCGTGTTCGGGCTGCTGCTCGCGATGTGGGGGGTGGACGTGCTCGCCAGCAGCCGCCCGGATGCGATCCCCAGCGCGGCGACCTTCAGCGTGGACGGCAATGTGCTCGCCTTCACGCTGGGGGTGAGCCTGCTCGTGGGCATCGTCCTGGGCGTGCTGCCTGCGCTACGCGGCAGCCAGGTGGCGCTCGCGGGGGCGATGAAGGGCTCGGACGCGCAGGTGGAGGCGGCGGCCGGCAGCGGGCGCCGGCGGCTGCGCGCGCGCGACGTGCTGGTGGTGGGCGAGGTCTCGCTCGCGCTGGTGCTGCTCGTCGCGGCGGGGCTGCTCCTGCGCACCTTCGTGCAGCTGCAGGGCCTGGACCTGGGCTTCCGTCCCGACGGGTTGCTCACCCTGGGCATCACCGCTCCGGAGAGCCGCTTCGACCTGGCCGCACTGCGCGCCTTCCCGGAGCGGGTGCGTGAGCGGCTCGCGGGTGCGCCGGGCGTGAAGAGCGTGACGGTGGCGGCGGGCATGCCGATCATCGGCGCGGCCGGGTACAGCTTCACCGTGGTGGGGCGCCCGGAGCCGGCGACGCTCGGCGAGCAGCCGATGGCGATCGTGTACCCGGTGGACCCGGCCTACTTCGAGACGCTGGGCATCTCCCTGCTGCAGGGCCGCCTCATCGGCGCGCAGGACCGGCTCGGCGCCCCGCGCGTCGTGGTGGTGGACGAGGCGATCGCGAAGCAGCTGTTCCCGGACGGCAACGTCGTCGGCCAGCGCATCAAGTACGACGGCGACGTGGCCGAGATCGTCGGCGTGGTGCGCCACGTGGTCCACGATGGCGCCGGGCAGAAGGAGGGAGCGCCCTTCCAGTTCTACGCGCCGCTCGCCCAGTTCACCGACGAGGCGATGAAGTTCACGCGCGAGTTCGTGGTGGCGGTGCGCGCGAACGGCAGCAGCGAGGAGGCGGCGCTGGGCCTGGTGCCCACGGTGCGCAGCGAGATCACGGCGCTGGACCCGGACCAGGCGATCTCGGACGTGAAGCCGATGGAGCAGGTGGTGAGCGAGAGCCTCGGCGAGCGCCGCTTCATGCTCGGGCTCATCGGGCTCTTCGGCGTGCTCGCGCTGGTGCTCGCGGGCATCGGCATCTACAGCGTGATGAGCTACGCCGTCGTGCAGCGCACGCGGGAGATGGGCATCCGCATGGCGCTGGGGGCGAAGGGCGGAGACGTGCTGCGCCTCGTGGTGGGCCACGGCTTCCGGCTCGCGCTCGCGGGCGTGCTCATCGGCGTCCTCGCGGCCTGGGCCCTCACCCGGCTGCTCTCCGGGATGCTCGCGGGCGTGAGCGCGACCGACCCCACGACCTTCGCCCTGGTGGCGCTGGGGTTGGGCGCGGTGGCGGTGCTCGCGAGCTACTTGCCCGCGCGGCGCGCCGTGCGGGTGGACCCGGTGGTTTCGCTCAAGGCGGAGTAG
- a CDS encoding ABC transporter permease: protein MNTLLQDLRYALRTLVRQPGFTLVAVLVLALGTGVNTALFTLVDAVLLRPSPGVHDAGRLAWLSTTSQRAMRRFPMSYPDYVDYRDGVARVAALAAYDRASVHLAGRGGEPERVGAHLVSGNYFDVLGVRPALGRGFQPEEDRTPLTHPVVVLGYALWQRRFEGAPDVVGRSLTVNGHAFTIVGVAPEGFTGPELDDRTTDLFLPLMMKPWAEPQRADELQRRNASSLRVLGHLLPGASPASLQAAVDTVSARLEKDYPGTRKGVGARVQPFRGALHPRSAEEASGAVMLLAAVCGLVLLIACANTANLLLARGAGRTRELAVRVAMGAGRGRLVRQLLTESLLLALVGTGVGLLLALWAADALVAVTGAPIPLQGAVDGRLLAVALALALGTGVLFGLVPALRASQVSVMGSLKGAGQVSRSGRLQGAFVVGQVALSLVLLVTAGLFLRSLAKADRIPLGFTPEGVVTAAVDLGVQGYDAPRRDAFYTALLARTQSLPGVESAALTSMVPLSGRMMSAGYELSGDERVPLEQREERVAGVAVVTPGYLRTLRIALRAGRDLSAADVAGAPKVALVNETLARALAGPGGSALGQRVGLGGPDRIEVVGVVADGKYDALDEPARPFLYLSAPQFPEWMTEASLVVRSPADPAALLASVRAEVHGLDADLPVYEVRTLPALVHARHEFRRALSGILSACSALALVLAAVGLYGVVAFGVAQRTRELGVRLALGARPADVLRLVVGGGVRLVLVGVGVGLALSAALTRMLSSVLFGLSATDLPTFLGVSILLGSVALLASYLPARRAARVDPAVSLKAE from the coding sequence ATGAACACGCTGCTCCAGGACCTCCGCTACGCGCTGCGCACGCTGGTGCGCCAGCCGGGCTTCACGCTCGTGGCCGTGCTGGTGCTCGCGCTGGGCACGGGGGTGAACACGGCCCTGTTCACGCTGGTAGACGCGGTGCTGCTGCGCCCGAGCCCCGGCGTGCACGACGCCGGGCGGCTCGCGTGGTTGAGCACCACGTCGCAGCGCGCGATGCGCCGCTTCCCCATGAGCTACCCGGACTACGTGGACTACCGCGACGGGGTGGCTCGCGTGGCGGCGCTCGCGGCCTACGACCGGGCGAGCGTGCACCTCGCGGGGCGGGGCGGGGAGCCGGAGCGGGTGGGCGCGCACCTGGTGAGCGGCAACTACTTCGATGTGCTGGGGGTGCGCCCGGCGCTGGGCCGCGGCTTCCAGCCCGAGGAGGACCGCACGCCGCTCACCCACCCGGTGGTGGTGCTGGGGTACGCGCTGTGGCAGCGGCGCTTCGAGGGAGCGCCGGACGTGGTGGGCAGGAGCCTCACGGTGAACGGCCACGCCTTCACCATCGTGGGCGTGGCGCCCGAGGGCTTCACGGGCCCGGAGCTCGACGACCGCACCACGGACCTCTTCCTGCCCTTGATGATGAAGCCCTGGGCGGAGCCGCAGCGCGCGGACGAGCTGCAGCGCCGCAACGCGAGCAGCCTGCGGGTGCTGGGGCACCTGCTGCCCGGGGCGAGCCCCGCCTCGCTGCAGGCCGCGGTGGACACGGTGTCCGCGCGGCTGGAGAAGGACTACCCGGGGACGCGCAAGGGCGTGGGGGCGCGTGTGCAGCCCTTCCGCGGTGCGCTGCACCCGCGCTCGGCCGAGGAGGCGAGCGGCGCCGTGATGCTGCTCGCTGCGGTGTGCGGGCTGGTGCTGCTCATCGCGTGTGCGAACACCGCGAACCTGCTGCTCGCGCGCGGGGCGGGGCGCACGCGCGAGCTCGCCGTGCGGGTGGCGATGGGGGCAGGGCGCGGGCGGCTCGTGCGCCAGTTGCTCACCGAGAGCCTGCTGCTCGCGCTCGTGGGCACGGGGGTGGGGCTGCTCCTCGCGCTGTGGGCGGCGGACGCGCTCGTCGCGGTGACGGGCGCGCCCATCCCGCTGCAGGGGGCGGTGGACGGGCGGCTGCTCGCGGTGGCGCTCGCGCTCGCGCTGGGCACCGGCGTGCTCTTCGGCCTGGTGCCGGCGCTGCGCGCGAGCCAGGTGAGCGTGATGGGCTCGCTCAAGGGCGCGGGGCAGGTGAGCCGCTCGGGGCGGCTGCAGGGCGCCTTCGTGGTGGGGCAGGTGGCGCTCAGCCTCGTGCTGCTGGTGACGGCGGGCCTCTTCCTGCGCAGCCTCGCCAAGGCGGACCGCATCCCGCTGGGCTTCACGCCGGAGGGCGTGGTGACGGCCGCGGTGGACCTGGGGGTGCAGGGCTACGACGCGCCCCGGCGCGACGCCTTCTACACGGCGCTGCTCGCGCGCACGCAGAGCCTGCCGGGCGTGGAGAGCGCGGCGCTCACGAGCATGGTGCCCCTGAGCGGGCGGATGATGAGCGCGGGCTACGAGCTCTCCGGGGACGAGCGCGTGCCGCTCGAGCAGCGCGAGGAGCGGGTCGCGGGCGTGGCGGTGGTGACGCCGGGCTACCTGCGCACGCTGCGCATCGCACTGCGCGCGGGGCGGGACCTCTCTGCGGCGGACGTGGCGGGCGCGCCGAAGGTGGCGCTGGTGAACGAGACCCTGGCGCGCGCGCTCGCGGGGCCGGGCGGCAGCGCGCTGGGCCAGCGCGTCGGGCTGGGCGGCCCGGACCGCATCGAGGTGGTGGGCGTGGTGGCGGACGGCAAGTACGACGCGCTGGACGAGCCCGCGCGCCCCTTCCTGTACCTCTCCGCGCCGCAGTTTCCCGAGTGGATGACCGAGGCGAGCCTCGTGGTGCGCAGCCCCGCGGACCCGGCGGCGCTGCTCGCGAGCGTGCGCGCGGAGGTGCACGGGCTGGACGCGGACCTGCCGGTGTACGAGGTGCGCACGCTGCCGGCGCTGGTGCACGCGCGGCACGAGTTCCGGCGCGCGCTGAGCGGCATCCTCTCGGCCTGCAGCGCGCTCGCGCTGGTGCTCGCCGCGGTGGGGCTCTACGGCGTGGTGGCCTTCGGCGTGGCGCAGCGCACGCGCGAGCTGGGCGTGCGGCTCGCCCTGGGGGCGCGGCCCGCGGACGTGCTGCGGCTCGTGGTGGGCGGCGGGGTGCGGCTGGTGCTCGTGGGGGTGGGGGTGGGGCTCGCGCTGAGCGCGGCGCTCACCCGGATGCTCTCGAGCGTGCTCTTCGGCCTCTCGGCCACCGACCTGCCCACGTTCCTGGGCGTCAGTATCCTTCTCGGGAGCGTGGCGCTCCTGGCATCGTACCTCCCGGCGCGGCGTGCCGCGCGCGTGGACCCGGCAGTCTCCCTCAAGGCGGAATAG